CTTTGTTAGCTACTTGTTCTGTCATCCCCAATTCCATTTCTAATTCTTTCCATTCTTCATCCGAAGGAAGATGCCAGCCTTCAGGACAAGCACTTTTCGCAGCTGATAAAGTATAAAGTCTTCCGTGTGCATTTGCTTTTGACGCATCGTTATCATAATACCAAGAATTATCGGATGTAATATATCTTAGATTTTCCGCCATCCATGTTTGATTTCCAATTTCTACAGTTTTGTAAAGTTCGTTATCTCTGCTGTCTTTAAAAGTGTTTTCAGGAAGTGGGTCATCAGGTCCGTTACCTTCGTCATCGTTGCAGGAAGTTGTTGTTAAAATTATTGTTGAAATACTAAAGAATAGTATTAAAAGCCGTAAGTATCTAAATTTCATCTTTATATCTTTTTTTTATTGGTTAGATTAATATTCTGTGTCGCATTAACAAACGTATTATTTATTTTTTATTGTGTTCGCATAAGCAAAAATTCTTCCAT
This window of the Bacteroidota bacterium genome carries:
- a CDS encoding FISUMP domain-containing protein; this translates as MKFRYLRLLILFFSISTIILTTTSCNDDEGNGPDDPLPENTFKDSRDNELYKTVEIGNQTWMAENLRYITSDNSWYYDNDASKANAHGRLYTLSAAKSACPEGWHLPSDEEWKELEMELGMTEQVANKEGYRGVDEGDKIKAGGSSGLNVLMSGMRSFQGEFKSITISAEFWTSTTQFAGNTNWSREFHDISEDVCREGNQLSSGLSVRCVKDN